One stretch of Sphingomonas rosea DNA includes these proteins:
- a CDS encoding glycosyltransferase → MQASPIARPLRIAVIAHVRHPVAAPFMGGMEAHCDTLVRGLVEAGHDVTLFASGDSDPALPLHPIAPTSYEAELPWALWHGTPTLRAWLTRTYARAWTEILAGDYDVVHNNALFPDLLDWGTRDEVPMVTSLHVPPFEALAEAVARNADIPWQERTVCSGQQQGLWPAGRTRVAWNGIDIARWPFTAHGQGRAILVGRITPTKGTLEAIDAAEAAGIALDIAGPIDCRDYWAEVKARLRLPHRYLGHLSGNALVTAVRQSSVLLATPMWDEPFGLTMIEAMACGVPVAGLARGAIPEVIGEAGAVAATVADLPRAIRRALGVDRATARARAGRHFSVAAMIERYEAAYASAVAGARFASSRARTRALLA, encoded by the coding sequence GTGCAAGCCTCCCCTATCGCCCGCCCGTTGCGGATCGCCGTCATCGCGCATGTCCGCCACCCCGTCGCCGCCCCGTTCATGGGCGGAATGGAGGCGCATTGCGACACGCTCGTCCGGGGACTGGTCGAGGCGGGACATGACGTCACGCTCTTCGCCAGCGGCGACAGCGATCCGGCCCTCCCGCTCCATCCGATCGCACCGACCTCCTACGAGGCCGAACTGCCGTGGGCGCTGTGGCACGGAACCCCGACGCTCCGCGCCTGGCTGACCCGCACCTATGCGCGCGCCTGGACGGAGATACTCGCGGGTGATTATGACGTCGTCCACAACAACGCGCTCTTTCCCGACCTCCTCGACTGGGGGACGCGGGACGAAGTTCCGATGGTGACGTCGCTCCATGTCCCGCCGTTCGAGGCGCTGGCCGAGGCGGTCGCGCGCAATGCCGACATCCCGTGGCAGGAGCGGACGGTCTGCTCGGGCCAGCAGCAGGGCCTGTGGCCTGCGGGCCGGACCCGGGTCGCATGGAACGGGATCGACATCGCCCGCTGGCCCTTCACGGCCCACGGGCAGGGGCGCGCGATCCTCGTCGGCCGGATCACGCCGACCAAGGGGACGCTCGAGGCGATCGACGCCGCCGAAGCCGCGGGCATTGCGCTCGATATCGCCGGGCCGATCGACTGCCGCGACTATTGGGCGGAGGTCAAGGCAAGGCTCCGCCTGCCGCATCGCTATCTCGGACATCTCTCGGGTAATGCGCTGGTCACGGCCGTCCGGCAGTCGTCGGTGCTGCTCGCCACGCCCATGTGGGACGAACCGTTCGGCCTCACCATGATCGAGGCGATGGCCTGCGGAGTGCCGGTCGCGGGCCTTGCGCGCGGCGCCATCCCCGAAGTGATCGGCGAGGCCGGCGCTGTGGCCGCGACCGTTGCCGATCTGCCCCGTGCCATTCGCCGCGCGCTGGGCGTCGACCGGGCAACCGCGCGGGCGCGGGCCGGGCGTCACTTCAGTGTCGCGGCGATGATCGAGCGTTATGAAGCGGCCTATGCCTCGGCGGTTGCCGGTGCGCGCTTCGCTTCGAGCAGGGCAAGGACGCGCGCGCTGCTCGCATAG
- a CDS encoding chemotaxis response regulator protein-glutamate methylesterase — MTELQRKIRVLVIDDSAIVRQVMTSVLEADPEIEVMGTASDPFIAAKRIAEQLPDVITLDVEMPRMDGITFLRKLMSQCPVPVVMCSSLTEAGSETLLQAMEAGAVDVICKPKVGVAEHLSEHNLQIRDTVKAAARARLRGRNSPAPRAVVPQQKLTADAMLPPPSGRAMSRTTEMVVCLGASTGGTEALRQVLEQLPANSPGIVVVQHMPEHFTRAFAQRLNSLCEVDVREAANGDPVLRGQVLIAPGGKHMIFERRGARYQVAVKDGPLVSRHRPSVDVLFRSVAQAAGSNAVGVIMTGMGDDGARGMREMKDAGARTIAQDEASSIVFGMPKEAIAHGGVEKIVPLGHIAQEMLQAAAR, encoded by the coding sequence ATGACCGAGCTGCAACGCAAGATTCGCGTCCTGGTCATCGACGACAGCGCGATCGTCCGGCAGGTCATGACCAGCGTTCTTGAGGCCGATCCCGAGATCGAGGTGATGGGCACCGCGTCCGACCCGTTCATCGCCGCCAAGCGGATCGCCGAGCAACTGCCCGACGTCATCACCCTCGACGTCGAAATGCCGCGGATGGACGGGATCACCTTCCTCAGGAAGCTGATGAGCCAGTGCCCGGTGCCCGTCGTCATGTGCTCCTCGCTGACCGAGGCGGGGTCGGAAACGCTGCTGCAGGCGATGGAAGCGGGCGCGGTCGACGTCATCTGCAAGCCCAAGGTCGGGGTCGCCGAGCATCTGTCGGAGCATAACCTCCAGATTCGCGACACGGTGAAGGCGGCGGCGCGGGCGCGGCTGCGCGGGCGCAACAGCCCGGCGCCGCGTGCCGTCGTGCCGCAGCAGAAGCTCACCGCCGACGCCATGCTTCCGCCGCCGAGCGGACGGGCGATGAGCCGCACCACCGAGATGGTGGTCTGCCTTGGCGCCTCGACCGGCGGGACCGAGGCGCTTCGCCAGGTGCTGGAGCAACTGCCCGCCAATTCGCCGGGAATCGTCGTCGTGCAGCACATGCCCGAGCATTTCACCCGCGCCTTTGCCCAGCGGCTGAACAGCCTGTGCGAAGTCGATGTGCGCGAGGCGGCGAATGGCGATCCGGTGCTGCGCGGCCAGGTGCTGATCGCGCCCGGCGGCAAGCACATGATCTTCGAACGGCGCGGCGCGCGCTACCAGGTGGCGGTCAAGGACGGGCCGCTCGTCTCGCGCCACCGGCCCTCGGTCGACGTCCTGTTCCGCTCGGTCGCCCAGGCGGCGGGGTCGAATGCGGTCGGCGTCATCATGACCGGCATGGGCGACGATGGCGCGCGGGGCATGCGCGAGATGAAGGATGCGGGCGCGCGCACCATCGCGCAGGACGAGGCGAGCTCGATCGTCTTCGGCATGCCCAAGGAGGCGATCGCGCACGGCGGGGTCGAGAAGATCGTGCCCTTGGGGCACATCGCGCAGGAAATGCTGCAGGCGGCGGCCCGGTGA